The following proteins are co-located in the Bacillus pumilus genome:
- a CDS encoding peptidase U32 family protein, with the protein MKKPELLVTPSKVSDVLPLIEAGADAFLIGEQTYGIRLAGEFSREDVKQTVQLAHAHHKKVYVAMNAIFHNDRVQLLGDYLTFLDALNVDGVVFGDPAVIMAAKETGVSLNLHWSTETTGTNYYTCNYWGRKGATRAVLAKELNMDSVIDIKENAEVEIEIQVHGMTCMFQSKRTLIGNYFEYQGKQMDVEGSHMGEGLFLHDQERQNKYPIFEDANGTHIMSPNDVCMIDELEEFVDAGVDSFKIDGILKSLSYMTEVTSLYRKAIDLLTTDKEAYEDQKDDWVKQIEDIQPVNRSIDTGFFFKETVY; encoded by the coding sequence ATGAAAAAACCAGAATTGCTTGTGACGCCAAGCAAAGTGTCAGACGTACTGCCATTAATCGAGGCGGGAGCTGACGCATTTTTAATAGGCGAACAGACATACGGCATTCGCCTTGCAGGCGAGTTTTCAAGAGAAGATGTGAAACAAACGGTTCAGCTTGCACATGCACATCACAAAAAAGTGTATGTGGCCATGAATGCGATTTTTCATAATGACCGTGTTCAGCTGCTTGGAGATTATTTAACCTTTCTCGATGCATTAAACGTGGATGGTGTCGTCTTTGGAGACCCAGCAGTGATCATGGCCGCAAAGGAAACAGGGGTCAGCCTGAATCTTCACTGGAGTACAGAAACGACTGGGACAAACTATTACACTTGTAACTACTGGGGCAGAAAAGGTGCAACGCGTGCTGTTCTTGCCAAAGAGCTGAATATGGACAGTGTGATCGACATCAAAGAAAATGCTGAGGTGGAGATCGAAATTCAAGTCCATGGCATGACATGTATGTTCCAATCGAAACGTACGCTCATCGGCAACTACTTTGAATACCAGGGCAAACAAATGGACGTGGAAGGCAGTCATATGGGGGAAGGACTATTCCTTCATGACCAAGAGCGTCAAAACAAATACCCTATTTTCGAGGATGCAAACGGCACTCATATTATGAGTCCAAATGATGTGTGTATGATTGATGAATTAGAGGAGTTTGTCGACGCAGGTGTTGACTCTTTTAAAATTGACGGAATTTTAAAGTCACTTTCTTATATGACAGAGGTGACGTCTCTATATAGAAAAGCAATTGATTTGCTAACGACTGACAAAGAGGCTTATGAAGATCAGAAAGATGATTGGGTGAAGCAGATTGAAGACATTCAGCCAGTCAATCGTTCGATTGATACAGGATTCTTCTTTAAAGAAACGGTTTATTAA
- a CDS encoding O-methyltransferase, giving the protein MTIEDDQINDYIEHLIQPSPDAIAQLEIYAKEHHVPIMEKVSIELLLQLLSMKKPKKILEVGTAIGYSAIRMATALPDAEIYTIERNAKRYEEATRNIEELKLKERIHVFFGDAMESAKTVQTMAPYDVIFIDAAKGQYKRFFELFEPMLAHDGMIITDNVLFKGLVATNYEEEIEDKRKKQLIGKIDRYNQWLMSNPDFQTCIIPVGDGIAISTKRGDQS; this is encoded by the coding sequence ATGACTATCGAAGATGATCAAATAAATGATTATATTGAACATTTAATTCAACCAAGTCCTGATGCAATCGCTCAATTAGAGATATATGCAAAAGAGCATCATGTGCCAATCATGGAAAAGGTGAGCATCGAACTTTTACTTCAGCTGCTTTCTATGAAAAAGCCGAAGAAAATTCTTGAGGTTGGGACAGCAATTGGCTATTCGGCGATTAGAATGGCGACAGCTCTCCCAGATGCTGAGATTTACACGATTGAGCGGAATGCGAAACGCTATGAAGAAGCGACACGGAACATTGAGGAATTAAAATTAAAAGAAAGAATACACGTGTTCTTTGGTGATGCCATGGAATCGGCTAAAACAGTCCAAACGATGGCGCCCTATGATGTGATCTTCATTGATGCCGCAAAAGGGCAGTATAAACGCTTTTTTGAGCTGTTTGAACCGATGCTGGCTCATGACGGAATGATTATTACAGACAATGTATTATTCAAAGGCTTAGTCGCGACAAATTATGAAGAAGAAATTGAAGATAAACGAAAAAAACAATTAATTGGAAAAATTGATCGATACAATCAATGGCTGATGTCAAATCCTGACTTCCAAACATGTATCATTCCAGTTGGAGATGGGATCGCCATTAGTACAAAAAGAGGTGACCAATCATGA
- the mltG gene encoding endolytic transglycosylase MltG: MFSEQKKRPFFKRKKGIVLLSVLAVIIIAALSGFLYVKSALGPVDQKSKQTINIHIPNGTSVRAIAGILKENGLISNDTIFTYYAKYKKASGFKAGYFHLKQTMDAGQLIQKLTSGGTDYAFQLVIPEGKQLSDIATIIANQTNFSAKEVEAKLDDPAFIQKLMKKYPKTVTSQVDGKQVKHPLEGYLFPATYPFYREDESLETIIDTMIKHTDQYVKTYEKDMKKRNMSIHDVLTMASLIEMEATEKTDRSKISSVFYNRLKKDMPLQTDPTVLYALGEHKSRVYYKDLKVKSPYNTYINKGLPPGPIANAGESSWKAALHPEKTDFVYFLAKKNGEVVFTKTLNEHNKAKAKYITGSN, encoded by the coding sequence ATGTTTTCAGAACAAAAGAAACGACCATTCTTTAAAAGAAAAAAGGGGATCGTCCTGTTATCTGTACTTGCTGTAATCATCATTGCAGCATTATCAGGCTTTTTATATGTTAAATCAGCACTCGGACCGGTCGATCAAAAAAGCAAACAAACAATTAATATTCATATTCCAAATGGGACTTCTGTCCGTGCGATTGCGGGCATCCTAAAAGAAAATGGGCTTATTTCGAATGACACCATTTTCACTTACTATGCAAAATACAAAAAAGCTTCCGGCTTTAAAGCAGGATACTTTCATTTAAAACAAACAATGGACGCGGGCCAGCTCATTCAAAAGCTGACATCTGGCGGCACAGATTACGCCTTTCAGCTTGTGATTCCTGAAGGAAAACAGCTGTCTGATATTGCAACGATCATTGCCAACCAGACGAATTTTTCAGCGAAGGAAGTTGAAGCGAAGCTGGATGATCCAGCTTTTATTCAAAAGTTAATGAAAAAATATCCGAAAACGGTGACATCACAGGTTGATGGAAAACAGGTCAAACATCCGTTAGAGGGATATTTATTCCCTGCTACGTATCCATTTTATCGTGAGGATGAATCACTCGAAACAATCATTGATACAATGATTAAACACACGGATCAATATGTGAAAACATATGAAAAAGACATGAAAAAGAGAAACATGTCCATACACGATGTGTTAACAATGGCATCACTGATTGAAATGGAAGCAACGGAAAAGACGGATCGGTCAAAAATTTCAAGTGTGTTTTATAACCGGTTGAAAAAGGACATGCCGCTCCAAACAGACCCAACAGTTCTTTATGCACTTGGTGAGCATAAATCCCGTGTCTATTACAAAGACTTAAAGGTGAAATCTCCGTATAATACGTATATCAACAAAGGGCTGCCACCTGGTCCAATTGCAAATGCTGGTGAATCTTCATGGAAAGCAGCACTGCATCCAGAGAAAACGGATTTTGTTTACTTCCTTGCGAAGAAAAATGGAGAAGTCGTCTTTACGAAAACGTTAAATGAGCACAATAAAGCGAAAGCGAAATACATCACAGGCAGCAATTAA